One region of Channa argus isolate prfri chromosome 20, Channa argus male v1.0, whole genome shotgun sequence genomic DNA includes:
- the LOC137105977 gene encoding zinc finger protein OZF-like isoform X2: MLVIKEEVHPGWTPSRRQDQDPEPLPIKEEQEELWTSQEGEQVDGLEEPDISSLPFTIVVKSEDDEEEPQSLQLHRGQKEDNREAEPSTSSSAKQMDVETGGEGCEGSELARYLVPMSPLKPKNGAKTSDCMTDISNDDNWQEPLSDSGAEPEERDSDCKETRAVGSGVNVLKYKDSLLQFACGVCGKRFNRKAHLQRHMKVHRGEKPFGCDVCGKRFNQKTNLTTHMRVHTGEKPFGCDVCGKRFNQKTNLTTHMRVHTGEKQFVCEVCGKRFNLKIYLQTHMRVHTGEKPFGCEVCGKRFNQQTSVQTHMRVHTGEKPFGCDHCGKTFNQQTTLQKHVKVHTGEKPFGCNVCGNKFNQKTILKTHMRVHTGERPFGCDICGKRFHQKTNVMTHMRVHRGDRPDV, encoded by the coding sequence ATGTTGGTGATTAAAGAAGAGGTTCACCCAGGATGGACCCCCAGTCGAAGACAGGACCAGGACCCAGAGCCACTGCCAATaaaagaggaacaggaggaaCTCTGGACCAGTCAGGAGGGAGAACAGGTTGATGGGCTGGAGGAGCCAGATATCTCCAGTTTACCATTCACTATTGTTGTAAAgagtgaagatgatgaagaggaacCTCAGTCCTTGCAGCTTCATCGCGGCCAGAAAGAAGACAACAGAGAGGCGGAGCCTTCAACAAGCAGCTCAGCTAAACAGATGGATGTAGAAACTGGTGGAGAGGGATGTGAAGGATCAGAACTAGCCAGATACCTGGTTCCAATGAGTcctttaaaacctaaaaatggTGCAAAGACTTCAGACTGCATGACTGATATCAGTAATGATGATAATTGGCAGGAACCTTTGTCAGATTCTGGAGCTGAACCTGAAGAACGTGACAGTGATTGTAAGGAGACCAGGGCAGTTGGGTCAGGTGTAAATGTTCTGAAATATAAAGATTCGCTTTTACAATTTGCTTGTGGAGTTTGTGGAAAAAGATTTAACCGAAAGGCACATCTTCAGAGACACATGAAAGTTCACAGAGGAGAGAAACCATTTGGCTGTGATGTTTGTGGGAAAAGATTTAACCAAAAGACAAATCTTACAACACACATGAGAGTGCATACAGGGGAGAAACCGTTTGGTTGTGATGTTTGTGGGAAAAGATTTAACCAAAAGACCAATCTTACAACACACATGAGAGTCCACACAGGGGAGAAACAATTTGTTTGTGAGGTTTGTGGCAAAAGATTTAACCTAAAAATATATCTCCAGACACATATGAGAGTGCACACGGGAGAGAAACCGTTTGGTTGTGAGGTTTGTGGTAAAAGATTTAACCAGCAGACTAGTGTTCAGACACACATGCGAGTCCATACAGGAGAGAAACCATTTGGCTGTGACCATTGtggtaaaacatttaatcaGCAGACTACTCTTCAGAAACACGTGAAagttcacactggagagaaaccatTTGGTTGTAATGTTTGTGGTAATAAATTCAACCAGAAGACAATTCTTAAGACGCACATGAGAGTCCACACAGGAGAGAGACCATTTGGCTGTGACATATGTGGTAAACGATTTCACCAAAAGACAAATGTTATGACACACATGAGGGTCCACAGAGGAGATAGACCAGATGTTTAG
- the LOC137105977 gene encoding zinc finger protein OZF-like isoform X1 — MAVIVPFQQMLVIKEEVHPGWTPSRRQDQDPEPLPIKEEQEELWTSQEGEQVDGLEEPDISSLPFTIVVKSEDDEEEPQSLQLHRGQKEDNREAEPSTSSSAKQMDVETGGEGCEGSELARYLVPMSPLKPKNGAKTSDCMTDISNDDNWQEPLSDSGAEPEERDSDCKETRAVGSGVNVLKYKDSLLQFACGVCGKRFNRKAHLQRHMKVHRGEKPFGCDVCGKRFNQKTNLTTHMRVHTGEKPFGCDVCGKRFNQKTNLTTHMRVHTGEKQFVCEVCGKRFNLKIYLQTHMRVHTGEKPFGCEVCGKRFNQQTSVQTHMRVHTGEKPFGCDHCGKTFNQQTTLQKHVKVHTGEKPFGCNVCGNKFNQKTILKTHMRVHTGERPFGCDICGKRFHQKTNVMTHMRVHRGDRPDV, encoded by the coding sequence ATGGCTGTTATTGTTCCCTTCCAGCAGATGTTGGTGATTAAAGAAGAGGTTCACCCAGGATGGACCCCCAGTCGAAGACAGGACCAGGACCCAGAGCCACTGCCAATaaaagaggaacaggaggaaCTCTGGACCAGTCAGGAGGGAGAACAGGTTGATGGGCTGGAGGAGCCAGATATCTCCAGTTTACCATTCACTATTGTTGTAAAgagtgaagatgatgaagaggaacCTCAGTCCTTGCAGCTTCATCGCGGCCAGAAAGAAGACAACAGAGAGGCGGAGCCTTCAACAAGCAGCTCAGCTAAACAGATGGATGTAGAAACTGGTGGAGAGGGATGTGAAGGATCAGAACTAGCCAGATACCTGGTTCCAATGAGTcctttaaaacctaaaaatggTGCAAAGACTTCAGACTGCATGACTGATATCAGTAATGATGATAATTGGCAGGAACCTTTGTCAGATTCTGGAGCTGAACCTGAAGAACGTGACAGTGATTGTAAGGAGACCAGGGCAGTTGGGTCAGGTGTAAATGTTCTGAAATATAAAGATTCGCTTTTACAATTTGCTTGTGGAGTTTGTGGAAAAAGATTTAACCGAAAGGCACATCTTCAGAGACACATGAAAGTTCACAGAGGAGAGAAACCATTTGGCTGTGATGTTTGTGGGAAAAGATTTAACCAAAAGACAAATCTTACAACACACATGAGAGTGCATACAGGGGAGAAACCGTTTGGTTGTGATGTTTGTGGGAAAAGATTTAACCAAAAGACCAATCTTACAACACACATGAGAGTCCACACAGGGGAGAAACAATTTGTTTGTGAGGTTTGTGGCAAAAGATTTAACCTAAAAATATATCTCCAGACACATATGAGAGTGCACACGGGAGAGAAACCGTTTGGTTGTGAGGTTTGTGGTAAAAGATTTAACCAGCAGACTAGTGTTCAGACACACATGCGAGTCCATACAGGAGAGAAACCATTTGGCTGTGACCATTGtggtaaaacatttaatcaGCAGACTACTCTTCAGAAACACGTGAAagttcacactggagagaaaccatTTGGTTGTAATGTTTGTGGTAATAAATTCAACCAGAAGACAATTCTTAAGACGCACATGAGAGTCCACACAGGAGAGAGACCATTTGGCTGTGACATATGTGGTAAACGATTTCACCAAAAGACAAATGTTATGACACACATGAGGGTCCACAGAGGAGATAGACCAGATGTTTAG